The proteins below are encoded in one region of Synchiropus splendidus isolate RoL2022-P1 chromosome 13, RoL_Sspl_1.0, whole genome shotgun sequence:
- the rpl5a gene encoding 60S ribosomal protein L5a encodes MGFVKVVKNKAYFKRYEVKFRRRREGKTDFYARKRLVVQDKNKYNTPKYRLIVRLSNRDICCQIAYAKIEGDHIVSAAYSHELPKYGINVGLTNYAAAYCTGLLLARRVLHKFGMEQVYEGQVEVTGDEFNVESVDGQPGVFTCYLDAGLTRTTTGNKVFGALKGAVDGGLAIPHSVKRFPGYDAESKEFNAEVHRKHIMGMNVADYMSYLMDEDEDAYKKQFSRFIKNGITPDTVEEMYAKAHAAIRANPVHEKKPKKDVPKKRWNRAKLSLAQRKNRVAQKKASFLRAQEQEAGDG; translated from the exons ATG GGTTTTGTGAAAGTGGTGAAAAACAAGGCCTATTTCAAGAGATATGAAGTGaagttcagaagaagaagag AGGGCAAGACTGACTTCTATGCCCGCAAACGCCTTGTTGTCCAGGacaagaacaagtacaacacaCCCAAGTACCGGCTGATTGTTCGACTGTCCAACAGAGACATCTGCTGCCAG ATCGCCTACGCCAAGATCGAAGGCGATCACATTGTTAGTGCTGCTTACTCGCATGAGCTCCCCAAATATGGCATCAACGTGGGCCTCACCAACTACGCTGCGGCCTACTGCACCGGCCTGCTGCTGGCTCGCAGG GTGCTGCACAAGTTCGGCATGGAGCAGGTGTACGAGGGCCAAGTGGAGGTGACGGGTGACGAGTTTAACGTGGAGAGCGTGGACGGACAGCCCGGCGTCTTCACCTGCTATCTGGACGCAGGTCTGACCAGAACCACGACAGGAAATAAAGTGTTTGGAGCACTGAAGGGAGCAGTGGATGGAGGCCTGGCAATTCCTCACAG TGTGAAGCGCTTCCCTGGCTACGATGCTGAGAGCAAAGAGTTCAACGCAGAGGTGCACCGCAAACACATCATGGGCATGAACGTGGCCGACTACATGTCCTACCTCATGGACGAGGACGAAGATGCCTACAAGAAACAGTTTTCACGGTTTATCAAGAACGGAATCACGCCAGACACG GTCGAGGAAATGTACGCAAAAGCACACGCCGCCATCAGAGCCAACCCCGTACACGAAAAGAAACCCAAAAAAGACGTCCCAAAGAAGAG ATGGAATCGCGCCAAGCTATCCCTGGCACAGAGAAAGAACCGCGTCGCCCAGAAGAAGGCCAGTTTCTTACGAGCACAAGAGCAAGAAGCAGGCGACGGTTAG
- the dipk1aa gene encoding divergent protein kinase domain 1A: MAKGVFPRAWMKKSFYFQARISFVRVKYLFITWLTVLVGSWVLYVQYSAYSELCRGHQCKSTICDKYRQGIIGGSACSSLCDKETFYLSRCLSTLPNNQVYTGSWGDRDGIVRCKLGEVAHFELAEEPEPRKDPPTFDKPTKGTSAEKFKEMVFNYLKSKLGEQASLTGLVARILSFADGNKDGRVSLPEARSTWALLQIDEVLLGLLLQDHGHTPRLLGYCGDLYMMERVPNGPLYGFSLPWPLESWVPSGLQRTMDQWFTPSWPRKAKIAMGLLELVEDIFHGTYGSFLICDLAAVHFGYTDRYELHLTNTGAVVAEDEFRRSMRVLKCETDEDCVYRADCQTSCDLSQKRCREDPVRPNLAKACHTLKDYLLRGAPSALTEELERQLYACIALRGTAGQMNMEHSLILNNLKTLLWKQISHTKDS; the protein is encoded by the exons GCTCGGATCTCCTTTGTCCGGGTGAAGTATCTGTTCATCACATGGCTGACGGTGCTGGTGGGGAGTTGGGTGCTCTACGTGCAATACTCTGCGTACTCTGAGCTGTGCAGAGGTCACCAGTGCAAGAGCACCATT TGTGACAAATACAGACAAGGAATCATCGGCGGTTCTGCCTGCAGTAGTCTGTGTGACAAAGAAACCTTCTACTTAAGCAGGTGCCTGTCAACACTGCCCAACAATCAG GTCTACACGGGGAGCTGGGGCGACCGCGATGGAATCGTGCGCTGCAAGTTGGGAGAAGTGGCCCACTTTGAGCTGGCCGAGGAGCCGGAACCCCGGAAGGACCCTCCCACCTTTGATAAGCCCACCAAAGGCACGTCGGCGGAGAAGTTCAAAGAGATGGTCTTCAATTATCTGAAG TCCAAGCTCGGGGAACAGGCCAGCCTCACCGGCCTGGTCGCTCGGATCCTCTCCTTCGCCGACGGAAACAAAGACGGGCGAGTGTCGCTGCCGGAGGCTCGGTCGACGTGGGCTCTCCTGCAGATCGATGAG GTGCTGCTGGGTCTGCTGCTTCAGGACCACGGACACACTCCACGTCTCCTCGGATACTGCGGAGACCTCTACATGATGGAACGTGTCCCAAATGGGCCGCTGTATGGTTTCTCTCTTCCGTGGCCGCTGGAGTCCTGGGTGCCGAGCGGGCTCCAGCGCACAATGGACCAGTGGTTCACCCCGTCCTGGCCTCGCAAGGCCAAGATCGCCATGGGCCTGCTGGAGCTGGTGGAAGACATCTTTCACGGCACCTACGGCAGCTTTCTCATCTGCGACTTGGCCGCGGTACATTTCGGCTACACGGACCGTTACGAGCTCCATCTCACCAACACCGGAGCAGTGGTGGCGGAGGACGAGTTCCGCCGCTCCATGCGCGTTCTGAAGTGCGAGACGGACGAGGACTGCGTGTACAGAGCGGACTGCCAGACCTCGTGCGACCTGTCTCAGAAACGGTGCCGGGAGGATCCGGTGCGACCGAACTTGGCGAAGGCTTGCCACACACTCAAGGATTACCTCCTGCGGGGGGCGCCGTCAGCGCTGACGGAAGAGCTGGAGCGTCAGCTGTACGCCTGCATCGCTCTCAGGGGCACCGCCGGACAGATGAACATGGAGCACTCGCTGATCCTCAACAACCTGAAGACGCTGCTGTGGAAACAGATCTCACACACCAAAGACTCCTGA